One window of Paludibacter propionicigenes WB4 genomic DNA carries:
- a CDS encoding MotA/TolQ/ExbB proton channel family protein → MMNLLSIILQIPTDSIANAAASASAAVSQQNYFLLLLKGGWVLLPLSVLFVMSNYVFIERWVSINILGKVDATWVARVNEMVAEGKIDKAIKFCNERQTVYAKVLAAGLESAHGEDIEVQDALQSEARQQISILEKSMNVLGISASIAPMMGFLGTIFGVIKIFYNISVTNDLNIANISDGLYQKMISSGAGLFVGIIAYAGYYILNGRIDKVVVRIDKYSNDLLKEIRNYKRGIKA, encoded by the coding sequence ATGATGAACTTACTTTCCATTATTCTTCAGATTCCAACAGATTCTATAGCAAACGCTGCTGCCTCAGCTTCAGCGGCAGTTTCTCAACAAAATTATTTCCTCTTATTATTAAAAGGAGGTTGGGTTTTACTCCCATTATCAGTTCTATTTGTCATGTCCAACTATGTTTTTATCGAGCGGTGGGTTTCAATTAATATACTCGGAAAAGTAGATGCCACATGGGTAGCCAGAGTAAACGAAATGGTAGCTGAGGGAAAGATTGATAAAGCCATTAAGTTTTGCAACGAAAGGCAAACAGTATATGCCAAAGTACTTGCAGCAGGATTAGAATCGGCTCATGGAGAGGATATTGAAGTGCAGGATGCACTCCAATCGGAAGCCCGTCAACAAATATCGATTCTTGAAAAAAGTATGAATGTTTTGGGAATTTCGGCTTCTATTGCCCCAATGATGGGTTTCTTAGGAACTATTTTTGGAGTAATCAAGATTTTTTACAACATCTCTGTTACTAACGATTTGAATATTGCCAATATATCTGATGGTCTTTATCAGAAAATGATTAGTTCAGGAGCCGGTTTATTTGTTGGAATCATTGCTTATGCCGGATATTACATTTTAAATGGTCGTATAGACAAAGTTGTGGTACGCATAGATAAATACTCAAATGATTTATTGAAAGAAATACGTAACTACAAAAGAGGAATTAAGGCATAA